The following are encoded in a window of Penaeus vannamei isolate JL-2024 chromosome 35, ASM4276789v1, whole genome shotgun sequence genomic DNA:
- the LOC113807448 gene encoding uncharacterized protein, whose protein sequence is MLITRCQVPLAHSPALVMDGMTLAYDSAISILGMQIDRRLTFTDHVRGIAKNAARKLACIRRIAPLLDAKGCYTLYHSQVRPVMEYCPLVWSCCPPSYLRLLDRVQHRAQRLVSHKTLVGERQLHFQPLQHRREVAALCVLYKVHRLRAPHPLRLEPRAAATYDTRHSSNRGQELQVPFSRTELHQRSFQPRYSRLWNTMVQQTSLHSLPSLQAFKPAVHKWRSHDPG, encoded by the coding sequence ATGTTGATAACGCGATGCCAAGTTCCCCTCGCACACAGTCCTGCCCTGGTGATGGACGGCATGACCCTAGCCTACGATAGCGCCATCAGCATCCTTGGGATGCAGATCGACCGCCGCCTCACCTTCACAGACCACGTCAGGGGAATTGCAAAGAACGCGGCGAGGAAACTGGCGTGCATCCGTCGCATCGCGCCTCTCCTCGATGCCAAAGGCTGCTACACGCTCTACCACTCCCAGGTTCGGCCAGTAATGGAGTACTGTCCCTTGGTGTGGTCCTGTTGCCCTCCATCATACCTGCGATTGCTAGACAGGGTCCAACATCGAGCCCAGAGACTAGTGTCACACAAAACGCTGGTTGGGGAGCGACAGTTACACTTTCAGCCTCTTCAGCATCGGCGAGAAGTTGCTGCTCTCTGTGTACTCTACAAAGTACACAGACTACGCGCCCCCCATCCCCTGCGACTTGAACCACGAGCGGCTGCAACCTACGATACACGGCATTCTAGCAACCGCGGTCAAGAGCTGCAGGTACCCTTCTCCAGGACCGAACTTCATCAGCGCTCATTTCAACCAAGATATTCCAGGCTCTGGAACACGATGGTTCAGCAAACATCTCTGCACAGCCTGCCCAGCCTGCAAGCTTTCAAGCCTGCTGTACACAAATGGAGGTCCCACGATCCTGGTTAA
- the LOC113813770 gene encoding uncharacterized protein, whose amino-acid sequence MATPEQYFNPVLGIILPFAFLIWCCCCKHRKAERFLTEERESGRLPSRSHTTSAESIGKPTLDLHGCTVKDAIKLTESFLASRRCERVRIITGRGNHNPDGLAPIKREVIKLLRNRGLSYYYENDGCLLVDA is encoded by the exons ATGGCTACACCAGAGCAATACTTTA ATCCTGTCTTAGGCATAATTTTACCGTTCGCGTTTCTcatctggtgttgttgttgcaaaCATCGGAAAGCTGAGAG ATTTCTTACGGAGGAGCGGGAGTCCGGGAGGCTTCCTTCCAGGTCGCATACGACTTCTGCGGAGTCCATCGGGAAGCCGACACTCGATCTCCATGGATGTACGGTAAAGGACGCCATAAAACTGACGGAAAGCTTTCTCGCAAGTCGCAGATGTGAGAGGGTGCGAATCATCACCGGGCGAGGGAATCACAACCCGGACGGCTTGGCTCCAATCAAACGTGAAGTTATTAAGTTACTACGCAACAGGGGACTCAGCTACTACTATGAAAATGATGGCTGCCTCTTGGTCGATGCTTGA